A window from Drosophila nasuta strain 15112-1781.00 chromosome 3, ASM2355853v1, whole genome shotgun sequence encodes these proteins:
- the LOC132789255 gene encoding endoplasmic reticulum metallopeptidase 1 isoform X1, which yields MFSRCVKCGGCNNNGNIVEKNSGNDNMNSKYENMKIIYNRSKIGWYWAPLFVAFWFLLYYLVVMPSFHSMPPLKTLDDELSQPGQFIGERAESTLLKLTKIGPKVVGSAANEQVAVQFLLSEISDIIDDSRDDLYDIEKDVQIASGNYLLWSMVNVYQSVQNVVVKVSPKNATSSAALLINSHFDSVPGSSGAGDSGMMCVIMLEVLRVITKHETPLTYSLIFLFNGAEENPLQGSHAFITQHPWAPNVRAVVNLDSAGSGGREILFQSGPDHPWLMKYYGNHAAHPFASTIGEELFQNGFIPSETDYRIFRDFGKIPGLDMAHVSNGYVYHTKFDRFNIIPRRTYQLTGDNLLAIVKALGNAPELEDPAKYAEGHMIFFDVLGWFFIYYPEDVGFIINICICALVPITIVAYIWSMASNTGMFRRRIFAKFGILAAIQLCGVVLSMGLAIAIAFFLDAVGLSMSWFSQTWMIFGLYFCPMFFGLGILPAIYFSRTKEHGLPLGYGIQLLMHSHCLILTLLMVVMLCYNVRSAFILLICICFYTISVLINMATCAHKTNFLWLIPHCICQILPFMFYAYCCYAFYIVFTPMQGRESSSNPELLIGGYTAVFCLLLSPFLVPLLCLFRKSKTIISLFGVCTVIFIILAATPVGFPYVEKTAVQRFFSVHTARTFHNGDAAASVNHTDSGYYVMPVDRHPKSLDNILFENTEYSRANRSECDTEIMCGFPLYSTRWVKAMPNGFWIPGPEPNKYYMPELTIISKESTSDTNIIFTLEITGPDHTSIFIQPLDDAKLVDWTFTREPLDMGLPPPHYIYWSYALDPTPLRFNLEFERESPDWSGSTFRMAVMGHRIHDDMYIEEDYREFLAKFPSWAHVNGWIGSYTSWQL from the exons ATGTTTTCGCGGTGTGTCAAGTGTGGtggttgcaacaacaacggcaacatcGTGGAGAAGAACAGTGGCAA CGACAATATGAATTCCAAATATGAGAACATGAAGATCATCTACAATCGCAGCAAAATCGGCTGGTATTGGGCACCTCTCTTTGTCGCCTTCTGGTTTCTGCTGTACTATTTGGTTGTGATGCCCAGTTTCCATAGCATGCCCCCGCTTAAGACTCTCGATGATGAACTGAGCCAACCGGGACAATTTATTGGTGAACGTGCCGAGAGCACATTGCTCAAACTGACAAAGATTGGACCCAAAGTTGTGGGCAGTGCGGCAAATGAGCAAGTTGCTGTTCAGTTTCTTCTCAGCGAGATCAGCGATATCATTGATGACTCTCGCGATGATCTGTATGATATTGAGAAGGATGTGCAGATTGCCTCTGGCAATTATCTGCTCTGGTCTATGGTGAATGTGTATCAGAGTGTGCAGAATGTTGTGGTCAAAGTCTCACCCAAAAATGCCACCAGCTCGGCAGCTCTGTTGATCAATAGCCACTTTGACTCCGTGCCTGGCAGCTCAGGAGCTGGAGACTCGGGCATGATGTGTGTCATCATGTTGGAAGTGCTGCGTGTGATAACCAAGCATGAAACCCCACTCACCTATTCGCTCATCTTTCTCTTCAATGGCGCCGAGGAGAATCCATTGCAGGGTTCCCATGCGTTTATTACCCAACATCCTTGGGCACCCAATGTTCG TGCTGTAGTTAATCTGGATTCAGCTGGAAGTGGTGGGCGAGAGATTCTCTTTCAGTCTGGACCCGATCACCCCTGGCTAATGAAG TACTATGGAAATCACGCAGCTCATCCTTTTGCCTCAACTATTGGCGAGGAACTGTTTCAGAATGGTTTCATTCCTTCAGAAACCGATTATCGCATTTTCCGTGACTTTGGCAAAATTCCCG GTCTCGATATGGCGCATGTTTCCAACGGTTATGTATACCATACAAAATTCGATCGTTTTAATATTATACCAAGACGTACTTATCAATTAACTGGTGACAATCTGTTGGCCATAGTCAAGGCATTGGGCAATGCGCCTGAATTGGAAGATCCTGCA AAATACGCCGAAGGTCACATGATCTTCTTCGATGTGCTGGGCTGGTTTTTCATCTATTATCCAGAAGATGTCGGTTTCATTATCAACATTTGTATTTGCGCTCTAGTTCCCATTACAATTGTAGCCTACATTTGGAGCATGGCCAGCAATACGGGCATGTTTAGACGTCGCATCTTTGCCAAGTTTGGCATCTTGGCTGCGATTCAATTGTGCGGCGTTGTTCTCAGTATGGGCTTGGCCATTGCCATAGCATTTTTCCTGGACGCTGTTGGTTTGTCAATGTCCTGGTTCTCACAAACGTGGATGATCTTTGGCTTGTACTTCTGCCCCATGTTCTTTGGCCTCGGAATTTTGCCGGCCATTTACTTTAGTCGCACAAAGGAG cATGGCCTACCTTTGGGATATGGCATTCAATTGTTGATGCATTCGCATTGCCTGATCCTGACTTTGCTCATGGTAGTTATGCTCTGCTACAATGTTCGCTCCGCCTTCATTTTGCTCATCTGTATTTGCTTTTACACGATCTCCGTGCTCATCAACATGGCCACATGTGCCcataaaacaa ACTTCTTGTGGCTGATTCCCCATTGCATTTGCCAAATCCTGCCCTTCATGTTCTACGCCTATTGTTGCTATGCTTTCTACATTGTCTTCACTCCAATGCAAGGACGCGAGAGTAGTTCAAATCCCGAATTATTGATTGGAGGCTACACAGCGGTGTTTTGTCTCTTGTTGTCGCCATTCTTAGTGCCCTTACTTTGCCTGTTCCGCAAATCAAAGACCATCATCTCACTGTTTGGTGTCTGCACAGTGATCTTCATCATCTTGGCTGCCACGCCAGTCGGTTTCCCTTATGTGGAAAAGACAGCAGTGCAGCGATTCTTCTCTGTG CACACTGCACGTACTTTCCACAATGGAGACGCTGCCGCCTCAGTGAATCACACGGATTCTGGTTATTACGTGATGCCTGTGGATCGTCATCCCAAATCACTGGACAACATTCTTTTCGAGAATACCGAATACAGCCGAGCGAATCGAAGTGAATGCGATACGGAAATCATGTGCGGATTCCCCCTTTACAGCACACGCTGGGTGAAGGCAAT GCCAAATGGCTTCTGGATACCTGGTCCTGAGCCCAACAAATACTATATGCCCGAGTTGACAATCATTAGCAAGGAGAGCACTTCGGATACCAATATAATATTCACTTTAGAGATCACTGGACCGGATCACACAAGCATATTCATTCAGCCATTGGATGACGCCAAGCTGGTTGACTGGACATTCACAAGGGAGCCATTAGATATGGGTTTGCCGCCGCCTCACTACATCTATTGGTCATATGCATTAGATCCCACGCCATTGCGCTTCAATCTGGAATTTGAG CGTGAGAGTCCCGATTGGTCGGGATCTACATTCAGAATGGCCGTAATGGGTCACAGAATACACGATGACATGTATATAGAGGAGGATTACCGAGAGTTCCTGGCCAAGTTTCCATCTTGGGCACATGTGAACGGCTGGATTGGTTCCTACACCAGTTGGCAGCTCTAA
- the LOC132789256 gene encoding endoplasmic reticulum metallopeptidase 1-like, with amino-acid sequence MTFFSVDLTSDQKAHRSDSQKWPWYGAPIFCAIWFAIFYAAVIPSFFSYPKMLYVRDEANHPDEFIGERAMHLLAEYSAIGNKMVGSENNEVHTVNFIKREVEKIVEQSRTDLYDFEWEVQYASGGFYLWNVATSYANVSNIVVRISRKDSPNDNYLLVNSHFDSEVKTPAAGDDGVMVVIMLETLRVISLSDRPLDHPVVFLFNGAEESNLRGSHGFITSHRWAKNCKALINLDSTGSGGREVLFQTGPNHPWLMNYYQKHAPHPFSVTLAEELFQNNFIPSDTDFRIFRDFGNVPGLDMAHALNGYVYHTKFDNFKNLAPGTYQSTGENVLALTWALANAPELDDTAAHEEGHAVFFDYLGWFMVVYTEAASIAINTVVSVVALIAICISIYFMTKQNDSDAPKAIVLRFCVIFLVQLGAVIIAWGLTLIVAVFMHAVGLSESWYYGIWMTFGLYFCPFFFGLGLLPAFYIQWTKHKTNMKLNDTIACFMHAHCILIVLVCVILMCMGVRSAFFPMFGLFFYTISVLLQLIFKLIFKKRFFMSVHLLCQLAPFLFYTFLNYEFLLVFVPMQGRDGPDSKPDMLLALFIGLMTMHFAGFIIPILFKFRKSKIFISMFGVITIIFIILAATPAGFPFKAEVATQRYYVLHTERVLHNEDSTTTRESGFYIQPVDTRYSELYDTTLKDVEPESWLTNNCASEPYCGLPLYNGRWLNWKDSALWIYSTAPVFPVTTELTDVSKQSISATRKRYEYNIKSGDRIVIFIDPKSNVKITNWSVDDTVLLDGRSPPYFINHVSSMVTTPFNFWLEFEHDAENTDGPYFKMSVIVHFLYHPEYYTSDFKDFLDTFPDWSYTTDWLASYESWVF; translated from the exons ATGACTTTCTTCAGCGTTGATTTAACCTCTGATCAGAAAGCACATCGCTCGGACAGCCAAAAGTGGCCTTGGTATGGAGCCCCcattttttgtgcaatttggTTCGCAATCTTCTATGCGGCAGTGATACCAAGTTTCTTTTCCTATCCCAAAATGTTGTATGTGCGTGACGAGGCCAATCACCCCGATGAGTTTATCGGTGAGCGAGCCATGCATCTGCTTGCCGAGTATTCGGCAATAGGCAACAAAATGGTAGGCTCTGAGAACAATGAGGTGCACACCGTAAACTTCATAAAGCGGGAAGTGGAAAAGATTGTGGAACAGTCTCGCACCGATCTCTATGACTTTGAGTGGGAGGTGCAGTATGCTTCTGGTGGCTTCTATTTGTGGAATGTGGCCACCAGCTATGCCAACGTGTCCAATATTGTGGTCAGAATCAGCAGAAAAGATTCACCCAACGATAATTATTTACTGGTAAATTCGCACTTCGATTCTGAGGTGAAGACACCAGCTGCTGGTGATGATGGCGTTATGGTCGTCATTATGTTGGAAACTTTACGTGTCATTTCACTCTCGGATCGGCCACTCGATCATCCAGTGGTGTTTCTCTTCAACGGTGCTGAGGAGTCAAATTTGCGGGGTTCACATGGCTTCATTACAAGCCACAGATGGGCAAAGAATTGCAA AGCGCTCATCAATCTGGACTCTACAGGATCGGGCGGCAGGGAAGTGCTATTCCAAACGGGACCAAATCACCCATGGCTCATGAACTACTATCAGAAGCACGCACCGCATCCTTTCTCCGTCACCCTCGCTGAGGAGTTGTTCCAGAATAACTTTATACCCTCTGACACGGACTTTCGAATCTTCCGAGACTTTGGTAACGTGCCCGGCTTAGACATGGCCCATGCCCTCAACGGCTATGTGTATCACACTAAGTTCGACAACTTTAAGAATCTGGCACCAGGCACATACCAATCGACGGGTGAGAATGTCTTGGCGCTAACCTGGGCACTGGCCAACGCACCCGAATTGGATGACACTGCTGCCCATGAGGAAGGACATGCGGTTTTCTTCGACTACCTCGGCTGGTTCATGGTCGTCTACACCGAAGCTGCGAGCATTGCCATAAATACGGTTGTATCTGTGGTTGCTCTCATTGCGATTTGCATTTCCATCTACTTCATGACCAAGCAGAATGATTCGGATGCTCCCAAAGCCATCGTCCTTCGATTTTGTGTTATCTTCCTCGTACAGTTGGGCGCTGTGATCATTGCCTGGGGACTGACCTTAATCGTGGCAGTCTTTATGCATGCCGTTGGCTTAAGTGAATCTTGGTATTATGGCATTTGGATGACATTCGGACTGTACTTCTGCCCATTCTTCTTTGGCTTGGGACTGTTGCCAGCCTTCTACATTCAGTGGACGAAGCACAAAACGAACATGAAGCTCAATGACACGATTGCTTGCTTCATGCATGCCCATTGCATCCTGATTGTCCTCGTCTGTGTGATCCTCATGTGCATGGGCGTACGATCCGCCTTCTTTCCCATGTTTGGATTGTTCTTCTACACCATCTCAGTGCTACTGCAGCTAATCTTCAAGCTCATCTTTAAGA AACGATTCTTCATGAGCGTTCACCTGTTGTGTCAGCTGGCGCCTTTCCTCTTCTACACCTTTTTGAACTACGAGTTTCTGCTGGTTTTCGTGCCCATGCAGGGACGTGATGGTCCCGACAGCAAACCCGACATGCTCCTGGCTCTGTTTATTGGCCTTATGACGATGCATTTCGCTGGCTTCATT ATACCAATTCTGTTCAAGTTCCGTAAATCGAAGATCTTTATTTCAATGTTTGGCGTCATAACCATCATATTCATCATCCTGGCCGCCACTCCAGCTGGCTTTCCTTTTAAGGCGGAGGTTGCTACTCAGAGATATTATGTGCTG caCACTGAACGAGTGCTACACAATGAGGATAGTACGACAACTCGAGAGTCTGGATTTTATATTCAACCCGTGGACACTCGGTACTCCGAACTTTATGATACAACATTAAAGGACGTGGAACCCGAAAGCTGGCTCACAAACAACTGTGCCTCGGAACCTTATTGTGGATTACCGCTTTACAACGGACGTTGGCTGAATTGGAA GGATAGTGCACTCTGGATATACAGCACTGCCCCAGTGTTTCCAGTGACTACAGAGCTAACAGACGTCTCGAAGCAGTCCATAAGTGCTACGAGGAAACGTTACGAGTACAATATAAAGTCGGGCGATCGTATTGTGATCTTCATTGATCCCAAGTCAAATGTAAAAATCACCAATTGGTCCGTGGATGATACTGTCTTGTTGGATGGGCGTTCGCCTCCCTACTTTATAAACCATGTATCCTCCATGGTCACGACACCCTTCAACTTCTGGCTTGAGTTTGAGCATGATGCTGAAAATACAGATGGACCTTACTTCAAGATGTCAGTGATCGTTCATTTCCTCTATCACCCAGAGTACTACACATCAGACTTTAAGGATTTCCTGGACACATTCCCAGACTGGTCGTATACAACTGATTGGTTGGCCTCTTACGAGAGCTGGGTATTTTag
- the LOC132792689 gene encoding endoplasmic reticulum metallopeptidase 1-like: MTFASFDLASDQKAYRKEHKKWPWYGAPNFCAIWFAIFYAAVIPSFFSYPKMLYVRDEANHPDEFIGERAMHLLAEYSAIGNKMVGSENNEVHTVNFIKREVEKIVEQSRSDLYDFEWEVQYASGAFYLWNVATSYANVSNIVVRISRKDSPNDNYLLVNSHYDSEVKTPGAGDDGVMAVIMLETLRVISLSDRPLDHPVVFLFNGAEEANMLGSHGFITTHRWAKNCKALINLDSTGAGGREVLFQTGPNHPWLMNYYQKHAPHPFSVTLAEELFQNNFIPSDTDFRIFRDFGNVPGLDMAHALNGYVYHTKFDNFKNLAPGTYQSTGENVLALTWALANAPELDDTAAHEEGHAVFFDYLGWFMVVYTEAASIAINTVVSVVALIAICISIYFMTKQNDSDAPKAIVLRFCVIFLVQLGAVIIAWGLTLIVAVFMHAVGLSESWYYGIWMTFGLYFCPFFFGLGLLPAFYIQWTKHKTNMKLNDTIACFMHAHCILIVLVCVILMCMGVRSAFFPMFGLFFYTISVLLQLIFKLIFKKRFFMSVHLLCQLAPFLFYTFLNYEFLLVFVPMQGRDGPDSKPDMLLALFIALMTMHFAAFIIPILFKFRKSKIFISMFGLITIIFIILAATPAGFPFKADVATQRYYVLHTERVLHNEDSTTTRESGFYIQPVDTRYSELYDTTLKDVEPESWLTNNCASEPYCGLPLYSGRWLDWKDSARWIHNTAPVFPVTTELTEISRQSINATRKRYEYNIITGDRIVIFIDPKPNVRITNWSVDDTVLLDGRSPPYFIYHVFSMVTTPFNFWLEFEHDAENTDGPYFKMSVSVHFLYHPEYYTSDFKDFLDTFPDWSYTTDWLASYESWVF, from the exons ATGACTTTCGCTAGCTTTGACTTGGCTTCCGATCAGAAGGCATATCGCAAGGAGCACAAGAAGTGGCCTTGGTATGGCGCCCCcaatttttgtgcaatttggTTCGCAATCTTCTATGCGGCAGTGATACCAAGTTTCTTTTCCTATCCCAAAATGTTGTATGTGCGTGACGAGGCCAATCACCCCGATGAGTTTATCGGTGAGCGAGCCATGCATCTGCTTGCCGAGTATTCGGCAATAGGCAACAAAATGGTAGGCTCTGAGAACAATGAGGTGCACACCGTAAACTTCATAAAGCGGGAAGTTGAAAAGATTGTGGAACAGTCTCGCAGCGATCTTTATGACTTTGAGTGGGAAGTGCAGTATGCTTCTGGAGCATTCTATCTGTGGAATGTGGCCACCAGCTATGCCAACGTGTCCAATATTGTGGTCAGAATTAGCAGAAAAGATTCGCCCAACGATAATTATTTGCTGGTAAATTCCCATTACGACTCTGAGGTAAAGACACCAGGAGCTGGCGATGATGGCGTTATGGCCGTTATTATGTTGGAAACTTTACGTGTCATTTCACTCTCGGATCGACCACTGGATCATCCGGTGGTGTTTCTATTCAACGGTGCCGAAGAGGCTAACATGTTGGGCTCACATGGCTTTATCACAACGCACAGATGGGCAAAGAATTGCAA gGCACTTATCAATCTGGATTCTACAGGAGCGGGTGGTAGAGAAGTGCTATTCCAAACAGGACCAAATCACCCATGGCTCATGAACTACTATCAGAAGCACGCACCCCATCCTTTCTCCGTCACCCTTGCTGAGGAGTTGTTCCAGAATAACTTTATACCCTCCGACACGGACTTTCGTATCTTTCGAGACTTTGGTAACGTGCCCGGCTTAGACATGGCCCATGCCCTCAACGGCTATGTGTATCACACTAAGTTCGACAACTTTAAGAATCTGGCACCAGGCACATACCAATCGACGGGTGAGAATGTCTTGGCGCTAACCTGGGCACTGGCCAACGCACCCGAATTGGATGACACTGCTGCCCATGAGGAAGGACATGCGGTTTTCTTCGACTACCTCGGCTGGTTCATGGTCGTCTACACCGAAGCTGCGAGCATTGCCATCAATACGGTTGTATCTGTGGTTGCTCTCATTGCGATTTGCATTTCCATCTACTTCATGACCAAGCAGAATGATTCGGATGCTCCCAAAGCCATCGTCCTTCGATTTTGTGTTATCTTCCTCGTACAGTTGGGCGCTGTGATCATTGCCTGGGGACTGACCTTAATCGTGGCAGTCTTTATGCATGCCGTTGGCTTAAGTGAATCTTGGTATTATGGCATTTGGATGACATTCGGACTGTACTTCTGCCCATTCTTCTTTGGCTTGGGACTGTTGCCAGCCTTCTACATTCAGTGGACGAAGCACAAAACGAACATGAAGCTCAATGACACGATTGCTTGCTTCATGCATGCCCATTGCATCCTGATTGTCCTCGTCTGTGTGATCCTCATGTGCATGGGCGTACGATCCGCCTTCTTTCCCATGTTTGGATTGTTCTTCTACACCATCTCAGTGCTACTGCAGCTAATCTTCAAGCTCATCTTTAAGA AACGATTCTTCATGAGCGTTCACCTGTTGTGTCAACTGGCGCCTTTCCTCTTCTACACCTTTTTGAACTACGAGTTTCTGCTGGTTTTCGTGCCCATGCAGGGACGTGATGGTCCCGACAGCAAACCCGACATGCTCCTGGCTCTGTTTATTGCTCTCATGACGATGCATTTCGCTGCCTTTATT ATACCGATTCTGTTCAAATTTCGCAAATCGAAAATCTTTATTTCTATGTTTGGCCTCATAACCATCATATTCATCATCCTGGCCGCCACTCCAGCTGGATTTCCATTCAAGGCGGATGTTGCCACTCAGAGATATTATGTGCTG caCACTGAACGAGTGCTACACAATGAGGATAGTACGACAACTCGAGAGTCTGGATTTTATATTCAACCCGTGGACACTCGGTACTCCGAACTTTATGATACAACATTAAAGGACGTGGAACCCGAAAGCTGGCTCACAAACAACTGTGCTTCGGAACCTTATTGTGGATTGCCGCTTTACAGTGGACGTTGGCTAGACTGGAA AGATAGTGCACGCTGGATCCACAACACAGCGCCAGTGTTTCCAGTAACCACTGAACTTACAGAAATCTCGAGGCAGTCCATAAATGCTACCAGAAAACGTTACGAGTACAACATAATAACAGGCGATCGCATTGTCATATTTATTGATCCCAAGCCAAACGTAAGGATCACCAATTGGTCCGTGGATGATACCGTCTTGTTGGATGGCCGTTCGCCCCCATACTTTATATACCATGTGTTCTCCATGGTCACGACACCCTTCAACTTCTGGCTTGAGTTTGAGCATGATGCTGAAAATACAGATGGCCCTTACTTCAAGATGTCAGTAAGCGTTCACTTCCTTTATCACCCTGAGTACTACACATCAGACTTTAAGGATTTCTTGGACACATTCCCAGACTGGTCATATACAACTGATTGGTTGGCCTCTTACGAGAGCTGGGTATTTTag
- the LOC132789255 gene encoding endoplasmic reticulum metallopeptidase 1 isoform X2 yields MNSKYENMKIIYNRSKIGWYWAPLFVAFWFLLYYLVVMPSFHSMPPLKTLDDELSQPGQFIGERAESTLLKLTKIGPKVVGSAANEQVAVQFLLSEISDIIDDSRDDLYDIEKDVQIASGNYLLWSMVNVYQSVQNVVVKVSPKNATSSAALLINSHFDSVPGSSGAGDSGMMCVIMLEVLRVITKHETPLTYSLIFLFNGAEENPLQGSHAFITQHPWAPNVRAVVNLDSAGSGGREILFQSGPDHPWLMKYYGNHAAHPFASTIGEELFQNGFIPSETDYRIFRDFGKIPGLDMAHVSNGYVYHTKFDRFNIIPRRTYQLTGDNLLAIVKALGNAPELEDPAKYAEGHMIFFDVLGWFFIYYPEDVGFIINICICALVPITIVAYIWSMASNTGMFRRRIFAKFGILAAIQLCGVVLSMGLAIAIAFFLDAVGLSMSWFSQTWMIFGLYFCPMFFGLGILPAIYFSRTKEHGLPLGYGIQLLMHSHCLILTLLMVVMLCYNVRSAFILLICICFYTISVLINMATCAHKTNFLWLIPHCICQILPFMFYAYCCYAFYIVFTPMQGRESSSNPELLIGGYTAVFCLLLSPFLVPLLCLFRKSKTIISLFGVCTVIFIILAATPVGFPYVEKTAVQRFFSVHTARTFHNGDAAASVNHTDSGYYVMPVDRHPKSLDNILFENTEYSRANRSECDTEIMCGFPLYSTRWVKAMPNGFWIPGPEPNKYYMPELTIISKESTSDTNIIFTLEITGPDHTSIFIQPLDDAKLVDWTFTREPLDMGLPPPHYIYWSYALDPTPLRFNLEFERESPDWSGSTFRMAVMGHRIHDDMYIEEDYREFLAKFPSWAHVNGWIGSYTSWQL; encoded by the exons ATGAATTCCAAATATGAGAACATGAAGATCATCTACAATCGCAGCAAAATCGGCTGGTATTGGGCACCTCTCTTTGTCGCCTTCTGGTTTCTGCTGTACTATTTGGTTGTGATGCCCAGTTTCCATAGCATGCCCCCGCTTAAGACTCTCGATGATGAACTGAGCCAACCGGGACAATTTATTGGTGAACGTGCCGAGAGCACATTGCTCAAACTGACAAAGATTGGACCCAAAGTTGTGGGCAGTGCGGCAAATGAGCAAGTTGCTGTTCAGTTTCTTCTCAGCGAGATCAGCGATATCATTGATGACTCTCGCGATGATCTGTATGATATTGAGAAGGATGTGCAGATTGCCTCTGGCAATTATCTGCTCTGGTCTATGGTGAATGTGTATCAGAGTGTGCAGAATGTTGTGGTCAAAGTCTCACCCAAAAATGCCACCAGCTCGGCAGCTCTGTTGATCAATAGCCACTTTGACTCCGTGCCTGGCAGCTCAGGAGCTGGAGACTCGGGCATGATGTGTGTCATCATGTTGGAAGTGCTGCGTGTGATAACCAAGCATGAAACCCCACTCACCTATTCGCTCATCTTTCTCTTCAATGGCGCCGAGGAGAATCCATTGCAGGGTTCCCATGCGTTTATTACCCAACATCCTTGGGCACCCAATGTTCG TGCTGTAGTTAATCTGGATTCAGCTGGAAGTGGTGGGCGAGAGATTCTCTTTCAGTCTGGACCCGATCACCCCTGGCTAATGAAG TACTATGGAAATCACGCAGCTCATCCTTTTGCCTCAACTATTGGCGAGGAACTGTTTCAGAATGGTTTCATTCCTTCAGAAACCGATTATCGCATTTTCCGTGACTTTGGCAAAATTCCCG GTCTCGATATGGCGCATGTTTCCAACGGTTATGTATACCATACAAAATTCGATCGTTTTAATATTATACCAAGACGTACTTATCAATTAACTGGTGACAATCTGTTGGCCATAGTCAAGGCATTGGGCAATGCGCCTGAATTGGAAGATCCTGCA AAATACGCCGAAGGTCACATGATCTTCTTCGATGTGCTGGGCTGGTTTTTCATCTATTATCCAGAAGATGTCGGTTTCATTATCAACATTTGTATTTGCGCTCTAGTTCCCATTACAATTGTAGCCTACATTTGGAGCATGGCCAGCAATACGGGCATGTTTAGACGTCGCATCTTTGCCAAGTTTGGCATCTTGGCTGCGATTCAATTGTGCGGCGTTGTTCTCAGTATGGGCTTGGCCATTGCCATAGCATTTTTCCTGGACGCTGTTGGTTTGTCAATGTCCTGGTTCTCACAAACGTGGATGATCTTTGGCTTGTACTTCTGCCCCATGTTCTTTGGCCTCGGAATTTTGCCGGCCATTTACTTTAGTCGCACAAAGGAG cATGGCCTACCTTTGGGATATGGCATTCAATTGTTGATGCATTCGCATTGCCTGATCCTGACTTTGCTCATGGTAGTTATGCTCTGCTACAATGTTCGCTCCGCCTTCATTTTGCTCATCTGTATTTGCTTTTACACGATCTCCGTGCTCATCAACATGGCCACATGTGCCcataaaacaa ACTTCTTGTGGCTGATTCCCCATTGCATTTGCCAAATCCTGCCCTTCATGTTCTACGCCTATTGTTGCTATGCTTTCTACATTGTCTTCACTCCAATGCAAGGACGCGAGAGTAGTTCAAATCCCGAATTATTGATTGGAGGCTACACAGCGGTGTTTTGTCTCTTGTTGTCGCCATTCTTAGTGCCCTTACTTTGCCTGTTCCGCAAATCAAAGACCATCATCTCACTGTTTGGTGTCTGCACAGTGATCTTCATCATCTTGGCTGCCACGCCAGTCGGTTTCCCTTATGTGGAAAAGACAGCAGTGCAGCGATTCTTCTCTGTG CACACTGCACGTACTTTCCACAATGGAGACGCTGCCGCCTCAGTGAATCACACGGATTCTGGTTATTACGTGATGCCTGTGGATCGTCATCCCAAATCACTGGACAACATTCTTTTCGAGAATACCGAATACAGCCGAGCGAATCGAAGTGAATGCGATACGGAAATCATGTGCGGATTCCCCCTTTACAGCACACGCTGGGTGAAGGCAAT GCCAAATGGCTTCTGGATACCTGGTCCTGAGCCCAACAAATACTATATGCCCGAGTTGACAATCATTAGCAAGGAGAGCACTTCGGATACCAATATAATATTCACTTTAGAGATCACTGGACCGGATCACACAAGCATATTCATTCAGCCATTGGATGACGCCAAGCTGGTTGACTGGACATTCACAAGGGAGCCATTAGATATGGGTTTGCCGCCGCCTCACTACATCTATTGGTCATATGCATTAGATCCCACGCCATTGCGCTTCAATCTGGAATTTGAG CGTGAGAGTCCCGATTGGTCGGGATCTACATTCAGAATGGCCGTAATGGGTCACAGAATACACGATGACATGTATATAGAGGAGGATTACCGAGAGTTCCTGGCCAAGTTTCCATCTTGGGCACATGTGAACGGCTGGATTGGTTCCTACACCAGTTGGCAGCTCTAA